The window CCGTTTATAGAGAGGTGGGTCAACTGGGAACAGACCCTTTCCGAGCAGTACCCCGACCGACCGAACACGTTCGACGAGTTCATCGACGTGCTCAAGGAGACCTATGCCTCCTACACGCTCGAGTGGGCGGCGGAGGAGTCGGGTGTCGACCGGTGGCGAATTGAAGAGGTCGCCAGGGGAATCGCAGACGCCGGACACCGGTTCGCCAGCCACACCTGGCGTTCGGCCGGTTCCGGCAACGAAGGTGGATGGCAAGTGGCGCGAACGCTCTGGTTCCTCCACGTGCTGACCGGCTCGGTTGGCACGAAGGGCGGAACATCGCCGAGCGCCTGGGACAAGTTCAAGCCCAGGCACTGGAACATGCCGCCCACCCACAACAGGTGGAACGAACTGCTCTGGCCACCCGAGTATCCCCTCGCCCACCACGAACTGAGTATCTTGCTTCCCTACTTCCTCAAAGAGGAACGCGCCAAGCTCGACGTGTACTTCACCAGGGTCTACAACCCGATCTGGACCAACCCGGACGGGTTCAGCTGGATGGAAGTTCTCACGGATGAAGCCAAAGTGGGCCTGCACGTCGCCCTGACGCCGACCTGGTCGGAGACCGCCTGGTTTGCCGACTACGTCCTGCCGATGGGAGTCGGAGCCGAACGCCACGACACACACTCGTATGAGACGCACGCCGGCCAATGGCTTGGATTCCGCCAACCGGTGCTCCGGGTCGCCGGCGAGCGGGACGGAAAGGTCTTTGCTCGCACCTACGAGGCGAACCCCGGAGAGGTATGGGAAGAGAACGAATTCTGGTTCGATCTCTCGTGGCGAATAGACCCCGACGGATCGCTCGGAATAAAGCAGTGGTTCCAGTCGCCCAACGATCCCGACCGCCCCGTATCGGTCGACGAGTACTACGGGTGGATGTTCGACAACTCGGTGCCGGGCCTTCCCGAGAAAGCGGGCGCCGAGGGCATCACGCCGCTCGAGTACATGCGCAAATACGGCGCCGTCGAAGTGGAGAAGGACATCTACAAGGTCCATGAACGACCCGTCGATGCCCACGAAGTCGGAATGGACGGTCTCGCCCGCAAGGACGGCGAGGTGGTAGGCGTGCGGGTCCAGAACGACGTGGTCACCGGGTTCAAGTCCCCGTCGAAGAAACTCGAGTGGTGGTCGAAGACCATGCACGAGTGGGGGTGGCCCGATGCTGCCATTCCCACCTACCTGAAGACGCACGTGTACTGGCGTGATCTCGATATGGCCGGCAACGAGCGGATCCTCCTGCCAATTTTCAGGCTGCCGACCCTGATCCACACCCGATCGGGCAACGCCAAGTACCTCTACGAGATCAGCCACGGTCACCCGCTGTGGGTCAACCCGATCGACGCCGACGCTCTCGGCCTCCATACCGGTGACCTGGTGCGCATCAATACCGACAGCGGCCATTTCGTGATCCGCGCCTGGCGAACCGAAGGCATCCGGCCGGGAGTGGTGGCCGCCAGCCACCACCTGGGTCGATGGCGACTCTCCGAAACCATGGGCAACGAACGCTGGGCGTCTGCCCTGGTGGACATCACCAAAACCGGCGACAGCACGTGGATGATGCGCCAGAAGCGAGGCATCGAGCCGTTCGCGTCGGACGATCCTGACTCGGAGCGCATCTGGTGGAAGGATGCCGGCGTCCACCAGAACTTGACCTTCCCCACTCACGCCGACCCCG of the Acidimicrobiia bacterium genome contains:
- a CDS encoding molybdopterin-dependent oxidoreductase, with amino-acid sequence MTTHREPDLEIPRLLPGSQLTNFPPPERWDDWEEYDAQAWPDKVKHNVRMVPTTCFNCESACGLLAVIDKATGEIRRFEGNPAHPGSRGRNCAKGPATINQVYDPERILYPLRRKGARGSGEWERVSWEEALDDIGGRMRKAIQEGRNDEIMYHVGRPGEDGFMDRTLKAWGVDGHNSHTNICSSGARVGYAMWMGHDRPSADFANARFILLLSAHLETGHYFNPHAQRIMEGKQAGAKLATIDPRLSNTASMSDVWLSPYPGTEAAMLLAIARLLLEWDAIDRPFIERWVNWEQTLSEQYPDRPNTFDEFIDVLKETYASYTLEWAAEESGVDRWRIEEVARGIADAGHRFASHTWRSAGSGNEGGWQVARTLWFLHVLTGSVGTKGGTSPSAWDKFKPRHWNMPPTHNRWNELLWPPEYPLAHHELSILLPYFLKEERAKLDVYFTRVYNPIWTNPDGFSWMEVLTDEAKVGLHVALTPTWSETAWFADYVLPMGVGAERHDTHSYETHAGQWLGFRQPVLRVAGERDGKVFARTYEANPGEVWEENEFWFDLSWRIDPDGSLGIKQWFQSPNDPDRPVSVDEYYGWMFDNSVPGLPEKAGAEGITPLEYMRKYGAVEVEKDIYKVHERPVDAHEVGMDGLARKDGEVVGVRVQNDVVTGFKSPSKKLEWWSKTMHEWGWPDAAIPTYLKTHVYWRDLDMAGNERILLPIFRLPTLIHTRSGNAKYLYEISHGHPLWVNPIDADALGLHTGDLVRINTDSGHFVIRAWRTEGIRPGVVAASHHLGRWRLSETMGNERWASALVDITKTGDSTWMMRQKRGIEPFASDDPDSERIWWKDAGVHQNLTFPTHADPVSGMHAWHQRVRITKAEPGDQYGDVVVDTAKSFAVYKEWLAKTKPGPGPDGTRRPMWLDRPVKPTPEAYRA